A genomic window from Lactobacillus sp. ESL0677 includes:
- the frr gene encoding ribosome recycling factor translates to MNNETIKKAQENMDKSITVFQKNLGSIRAGVANAAILENVKVDYYGAPTPLTQMSSVTIPEPRVLLITPYDQSSLDNIEHALLASNLGLTPANDGKVIRLVIPQLTGERRQEIAKQVNKLAEEAKIAVRNVRRDAMNSLKKQQKDDEITEDEQRNLEKQVQKATDNATKKIDEVADKKRTEITKG, encoded by the coding sequence ATGAATAACGAAACAATAAAAAAAGCCCAAGAAAATATGGACAAATCAATTACGGTTTTTCAAAAAAATCTTGGTTCAATTCGAGCTGGTGTTGCTAATGCCGCAATTTTGGAAAATGTTAAGGTTGACTATTATGGTGCGCCAACTCCGCTGACGCAAATGTCAAGTGTAACTATCCCAGAACCACGCGTTTTGCTAATTACACCATATGACCAAAGCAGTTTAGACAATATCGAGCACGCATTGCTTGCTTCCAACTTGGGTTTAACTCCGGCCAATGACGGCAAGGTAATTAGATTAGTCATTCCACAATTAACTGGTGAAAGACGTCAAGAAATTGCCAAGCAAGTTAATAAATTAGCTGAAGAAGCTAAAATTGCGGTTAGAAATGTTCGCCGTGATGCAATGAACAGCCTTAAGAAGCAACAAAAAGATGATGAAATTACCGAAGATGAGCAACGTAATTTAGAAAAGCAAGTTCAAAAGGCCACTGACAATGCAACTAAGAAGATTGATGAAGTAGCTGACAAAAAGCGGACTGAAATTACTAAAGGTTAA
- a CDS encoding isoprenyl transferase has protein sequence MAEKNQLNHLAIIMDGNGRWARRQGKPRVAGHHEGMNNVERITLAADKLGIKILSLYAFSTENWARPKEEVAYLMNLPVRFFDKFMPTLMVNNVKVNIMGYLDELPPKTYNVVRRAMAETANNTGLILNFAFNYGSRSEITSAVKELGGMIESGAISSEQIDEEMISERLMTAKFGAFRDPDLLIRTSGEQRLSNFLLWQLAYSELAFSPKNWPDFNEADLQKFVSEFQNRHRRFGKVDESDS, from the coding sequence ATGGCAGAAAAAAATCAATTAAATCATCTTGCGATTATTATGGATGGCAATGGTCGTTGGGCACGCCGTCAAGGCAAGCCTCGTGTTGCTGGTCATCATGAGGGGATGAATAATGTTGAGCGAATTACATTAGCTGCTGATAAGCTAGGTATTAAAATTTTGTCGCTTTACGCATTTTCAACTGAAAATTGGGCCCGTCCAAAAGAGGAAGTTGCTTATTTGATGAATTTGCCGGTTCGCTTTTTTGACAAATTTATGCCGACGTTAATGGTGAATAATGTTAAAGTGAACATTATGGGTTATTTAGATGAATTGCCACCTAAAACCTATAATGTTGTTCGGCGAGCAATGGCAGAAACCGCCAATAATACTGGCTTAATCTTAAACTTTGCGTTTAATTACGGCTCACGCAGCGAAATTACTTCAGCTGTTAAAGAGTTGGGCGGCATGATTGAAAGTGGCGCGATTTCCAGCGAGCAAATTGATGAAGAAATGATTTCAGAGCGCTTAATGACGGCAAAATTTGGTGCTTTTCGTGATCCTGATTTACTAATTAGGACTTCAGGTGAGCAACGACTTTCTAATTTCTTGCTTTGGCAATTGGCTTATTCTGAATTGGCATTTAGCCCGAAGAATTGGCCTGACTTCAATGAAGCCGATCTGCAAAAATTCGTAAGTGAGTTTCAAAATCGTCACCGCCGTTTTGGCAAGGTTGATGAATCAGATAGTTAG
- a CDS encoding ABC transporter ATP-binding protein, which translates to MDEQNESVWSKEIPVKEQLEIFKRLVRFVLQFKNEMIIAGVGALLVSIINMLLPYGLQFFLDNYLVKADVTTQVIIFAGLLYAGGSVIKGILQFTYEYFFALGSEKSLEGLRAELYKKLHTLGMRYFDQTPAGSIVSRVTNDTMTLSNFLTVLSSVVLSLFSIISALVAMFSTNVFAGLIVLAFLPLSLIVIWQYSKRSSKLYRNYRERLSRINTNLNESIEGVSLIQQFKQEKRMTGNFEHENAALMKTRFNMINLNSLLLSPLTSLLYSLALALTLMYFGFPLRQTFVPAGVVYAFSQYISQFFNPISNLMDQMTFFQDGIVAGKRIFRILDDTNYEPQQDEQQGLTITRGKIEFKNVSFSYDGKNEILHDISFTVNPGETLGIVGHTGSGKSSIINVMMRFYEFYQGQVLIDGVDIKKYPKAELRKKLGLVLQDPFMFYGDISSNIRLYNQDITDEQIKQAAKTVQAADFIEKLPGKYHAEVGEGGSEFSQGQRQLISFARTLVTDPKILVLDEATANVDTETETLIQAGLRRLRQGRTTLAIAHRLSTIVDADQIIVLNQGRIIEHGTHQELLAQKGYYYNLYTLQNQN; encoded by the coding sequence ATGGATGAACAAAACGAATCAGTTTGGTCAAAAGAAATTCCAGTTAAAGAGCAACTTGAAATCTTCAAACGACTTGTCAGATTTGTACTGCAATTTAAGAACGAAATGATTATTGCCGGAGTTGGTGCGCTGCTTGTTAGCATCATCAATATGCTGCTGCCTTATGGCTTACAGTTCTTTCTTGATAATTATTTAGTTAAAGCTGATGTGACAACCCAAGTAATTATTTTTGCCGGTTTATTATATGCTGGTGGATCAGTCATTAAAGGAATTTTGCAGTTTACATACGAATACTTTTTTGCTCTGGGTTCTGAAAAATCTCTGGAAGGTTTACGGGCAGAATTATATAAAAAATTGCATACCTTAGGGATGCGTTACTTTGATCAGACACCTGCTGGTTCTATTGTTTCGCGCGTGACTAACGATACTATGACACTGAGCAACTTCTTGACAGTGTTATCCAGCGTTGTCTTGTCATTATTTTCTATTATTTCTGCATTAGTTGCCATGTTTTCAACTAATGTATTCGCTGGCCTGATTGTGCTTGCCTTCTTACCGCTTTCTTTAATCGTTATTTGGCAGTATTCCAAGCGCAGTTCCAAGCTTTATCGCAATTATCGTGAGCGATTAAGCCGAATTAACACTAACTTGAATGAATCAATTGAGGGTGTTTCCCTAATTCAGCAATTTAAGCAAGAAAAACGGATGACTGGCAATTTTGAGCATGAGAATGCGGCGTTAATGAAAACGCGCTTTAACATGATTAACCTTAATTCCCTGCTGCTGTCGCCATTGACGAGTTTGCTTTATTCACTGGCCTTAGCGCTAACCTTAATGTATTTTGGCTTTCCCTTACGGCAAACTTTTGTGCCTGCCGGGGTGGTATACGCCTTTTCGCAGTATATTTCACAATTTTTTAATCCAATTTCAAATTTGATGGATCAGATGACCTTCTTTCAGGATGGGATTGTTGCTGGTAAGCGAATTTTTCGCATTTTAGATGATACTAATTATGAGCCTCAACAAGATGAACAGCAGGGACTGACCATTACGCGCGGCAAGATTGAATTTAAGAACGTTAGTTTTTCGTATGACGGTAAAAATGAAATTTTACACGATATTTCTTTCACCGTTAATCCTGGTGAAACCCTTGGGATTGTGGGTCATACTGGTTCTGGTAAGAGCTCGATTATCAACGTCATGATGCGTTTTTACGAATTTTATCAGGGGCAAGTCCTAATTGATGGCGTTGATATTAAAAAATATCCTAAGGCAGAGTTGCGCAAGAAGCTCGGACTAGTCTTGCAGGATCCCTTCATGTTTTATGGCGATATTAGTTCAAATATTCGTCTGTATAATCAAGATATTACTGATGAGCAGATTAAGCAGGCTGCAAAAACTGTTCAAGCAGCTGACTTTATTGAAAAATTGCCGGGCAAGTATCATGCTGAAGTTGGTGAAGGCGGTAGTGAATTTAGCCAAGGACAACGGCAGCTGATTTCATTTGCCCGAACACTAGTAACTGATCCTAAAATTTTAGTTTTGGATGAGGCAACGGCAAATGTAGATACGGAAACAGAAACGTTAATTCAGGCGGGACTAAGGCGCTTGCGTCAAGGACGAACAACATTAGCGATTGCCCACCGCTTATCAACGATTGTTGATGCCGATCAGATCATTGTTCTTAATCAAGGTAGAATTATTGAACACGGGACGCATCAAGAATTGCTTGCACAAAAAGGTTACTACTACAATTTGTATACTTTACAAAACCAGAATTAA
- a CDS encoding 1-acyl-sn-glycerol-3-phosphate acyltransferase, translated as MFYHFIRVVARFIVWILNGHLHVYHKERIPEGNYILAAPHRTWWEPILFALAASPKEFMFMAKIELFKNPILRFIMTHAHAFAVDRKNPGPSALKIPIKGLRNGNFSLIIFPSGTRHSTELKAGTLAIAKLSGKPIVPVVYQGPLTFGNLLKRQPLDVCFGNPIQVDRKMKLSHENEAAFDERLQKVWDQIDAEHNPDFHYVAK; from the coding sequence ATGTTTTATCATTTTATTCGCGTAGTTGCGCGATTTATTGTTTGGATCCTTAACGGTCATTTACATGTTTATCATAAAGAACGCATCCCTGAAGGTAACTATATCTTAGCCGCCCCACACCGGACTTGGTGGGAACCAATTTTATTTGCTTTAGCCGCTAGCCCCAAGGAATTTATGTTCATGGCTAAAATTGAATTATTTAAAAATCCAATTTTACGGTTTATCATGACTCACGCACATGCTTTTGCTGTTGACCGCAAAAATCCCGGCCCGTCAGCATTAAAAATTCCAATTAAGGGCTTAAGAAATGGCAACTTTTCCCTAATTATTTTCCCATCAGGCACAAGACACTCCACTGAACTTAAGGCTGGGACATTGGCAATTGCCAAATTATCGGGTAAGCCAATTGTCCCTGTCGTTTACCAAGGGCCGCTAACTTTTGGCAATTTATTAAAACGCCAACCACTTGATGTGTGCTTTGGTAATCCAATTCAAGTTGATCGAAAAATGAAATTAAGCCATGAAAATGAAGCCGCATTTGATGAGCGTTTGCAAAAGGTTTGGGATCAGATTGATGCCGAGCACAATCCCGATTTTCATTACGTTGCCAAATAA
- the rpsB gene encoding 30S ribosomal protein S2, with protein MSVVSMKQLLEAGVHFGHQTRRWDPKMAPYIFTQRNGIYIIDLQKTIKMLDDAYAFVRAVAQDGGVILFVGTKKQAQDSIAEEATRAGQYFVNQRWLGGTLTNWKTIQSRVQRLKDLKKMSEDGTFEVLPKKEASLLTKEMDKLERFLGGIEDMPRIPDVLFVVDPKKEKIAVHEANILGIPVVAMVDTNTDPTPVDVVIPSNDDAIRAIRLISGAMADAVIEGKQGQDDDDESVEVEMANGAADGESVEEAETTEEDSDNE; from the coding sequence ATGTCAGTAGTTTCAATGAAACAATTACTTGAAGCTGGTGTCCACTTCGGTCACCAAACTAGAAGATGGGATCCAAAGATGGCTCCTTACATTTTTACTCAAAGAAATGGTATCTACATCATTGACTTGCAAAAGACAATCAAGATGTTAGACGATGCTTACGCTTTTGTTAGAGCCGTTGCTCAAGATGGTGGCGTTATTCTTTTTGTAGGTACTAAGAAGCAAGCCCAAGATTCTATTGCTGAAGAAGCAACTCGTGCTGGTCAATACTTCGTTAATCAACGTTGGTTAGGTGGTACTTTGACTAACTGGAAGACTATCCAAAGCCGAGTACAAAGATTAAAGGATTTAAAGAAGATGTCAGAAGACGGTACTTTTGAAGTACTGCCAAAGAAGGAAGCTTCACTTTTGACTAAGGAAATGGACAAGCTTGAAAGATTCTTAGGTGGTATCGAAGATATGCCTAGAATCCCAGATGTTTTATTCGTAGTTGATCCTAAGAAGGAAAAGATTGCCGTTCACGAAGCTAACATTTTAGGTATTCCAGTTGTTGCAATGGTTGACACTAATACTGACCCAACTCCAGTTGACGTTGTAATTCCTTCAAACGATGATGCTATCCGTGCTATTCGCCTTATTTCAGGTGCGATGGCTGACGCAGTTATCGAAGGCAAGCAAGGTCAAGACGATGACGACGAAAGCGTTGAAGTTGAAATGGCTAATGGTGCTGCTGACGGTGAAAGTGTTGAAGAAGCAGAAACTACTGAAGAAGATTCAGACAACGAATAA
- the tsf gene encoding translation elongation factor Ts yields the protein MANITAKQVKELRDRTGAGMMDSKKALVKADGDIEKAIDILRENGVAKAAKKSGRIAAEGLAEYAFNDNTAALVEINSETDFVSSNDKFIKLVDDVTKAILAAKPANVEEALKAPMGDSTIGEEITNLTAVIGEKITLRRFDLVTKNDDEVFGAYKHNGGSIVALVTLKGDSEEAAKNIAMHVAAINPEYLNKDSVPKADFDRQKDVFTKETENEGKPAKIIPKIVEGRVNKYLSEICLVDQPYVKDSDKTVAEYAKSEGCEVVGYTRYEVGEGIEKKQEDFAAEVKEQMK from the coding sequence ATGGCAAATATTACTGCTAAGCAAGTTAAAGAATTACGTGATCGTACCGGTGCTGGTATGATGGACTCCAAGAAGGCTTTAGTAAAGGCTGATGGAGACATTGAAAAGGCAATTGATATTTTAAGAGAAAATGGTGTTGCTAAGGCTGCTAAGAAATCCGGAAGAATTGCTGCTGAAGGTTTAGCTGAATATGCATTTAACGACAACACTGCTGCTTTAGTTGAAATCAATTCAGAAACTGACTTTGTTTCTTCAAATGACAAGTTCATTAAATTAGTCGATGATGTTACTAAAGCAATCCTTGCCGCTAAGCCTGCTAATGTTGAAGAAGCATTAAAGGCTCCAATGGGTGACTCAACAATTGGTGAAGAAATTACCAACTTGACTGCTGTTATCGGCGAAAAGATCACTTTGAGAAGATTTGACTTAGTAACTAAGAACGATGATGAAGTATTTGGTGCCTACAAGCATAATGGTGGCTCAATCGTTGCTCTTGTTACCTTAAAGGGTGACAGCGAAGAAGCAGCTAAAAACATCGCTATGCACGTAGCTGCAATTAATCCAGAATACTTAAACAAGGATTCTGTACCAAAGGCTGATTTTGACCGGCAAAAAGATGTCTTCACTAAGGAAACTGAAAATGAAGGCAAGCCTGCTAAGATTATTCCTAAGATCGTTGAAGGTCGTGTAAACAAGTACTTAAGTGAAATTTGTTTAGTTGACCAACCATACGTTAAGGATTCTGATAAGACTGTTGCTGAATATGCTAAGTCAGAAGGCTGTGAAGTTGTTGGTTATACCCGTTACGAAGTTGGCGAAGGTATTGAAAAGAAGCAAGAAGACTTTGCTGCTGAAGTAAAAGAACAAATGAAGTAA
- the pyrH gene encoding UMP kinase: protein MTKVKYKRVILKISGEALAGDKGTGIDPTVIGHLAQEIKSVHDLGVDIGIVCGGGNMWRGETGEKLGMERSQADYMGMLATIMNGLALQDGLEHVGVPTRLQTSIEMRQIAEPYIRRKAIRHLEKGRVVIMGGGTGNPYFSTDTTAALRAAEINADVILMAKNGVDGVYSADPKLDPNAKKYRELTQLDLIAKDLKVMDRTASSLSMDTNIPLIVFNVNTEGNIKKAVMGEPIGTVIEGGK from the coding sequence ATGACTAAAGTTAAATATAAGCGTGTTATTTTGAAAATTTCCGGTGAAGCCCTCGCTGGTGATAAGGGGACAGGAATTGACCCCACAGTGATCGGTCATTTGGCTCAAGAAATCAAATCAGTTCACGATTTAGGCGTTGATATTGGTATTGTCTGCGGTGGCGGTAATATGTGGCGCGGTGAAACTGGTGAAAAACTAGGCATGGAGCGCTCACAAGCTGACTACATGGGAATGCTTGCAACCATTATGAATGGTTTAGCTCTTCAAGATGGTTTAGAACATGTTGGCGTGCCAACCAGATTACAGACCTCAATTGAAATGCGGCAAATTGCAGAGCCGTATATCAGAAGAAAGGCAATTCGGCACTTAGAAAAGGGGCGCGTTGTAATTATGGGTGGTGGCACAGGTAACCCATACTTTTCAACTGATACAACAGCTGCACTGCGTGCTGCTGAAATTAATGCTGACGTTATTTTAATGGCGAAAAATGGTGTTGACGGGGTTTACTCTGCTGATCCAAAGCTTGATCCTAATGCTAAGAAGTATCGGGAATTAACGCAGCTTGATTTAATCGCTAAAGATTTAAAAGTAATGGATCGAACGGCAAGCTCGCTTTCAATGGATACGAACATACCGCTGATTGTGTTTAACGTTAATACTGAAGGTAATATTAAGAAGGCAGTCATGGGTGAACCAATTGGTACTGTTATTGAAGGTGGTAAATAA
- a CDS encoding GIY-YIG nuclease family protein yields the protein MVKLADSERIDYMYSDDLRIIQDKTAFSFSLDTLLLASLAKEAVRDRSKVADLCAGNCAASMYMAYFNRAKYDAVEIQEEAASQARRSIELNQMENRITVFQKNVKDVAKFLRKDSYDVVVVNPPYFKVPAGHEINPDPKKAIARHEILINLEEIIEAASSLLKMKGKMFMVHRPERLNEIAYFCMKHDLSIKFVQPFVSHRGDNSNLIVIEAVKHTASDGLILRDAIEVHDQNGEFLPTIQRIIRETPEERAKRQKSKDYFFYVLLCSDGSFYGGFTDDLKKRLAAHNLGKGAKYTKVRRPVKMIYHERFADKNLALKREYWFKHHPRQWKEKFLHEHAVDF from the coding sequence ATGGTGAAATTGGCAGATAGTGAACGAATTGATTATATGTATAGTGATGATTTGAGGATTATTCAGGATAAAACCGCGTTTAGTTTTTCATTAGATACTTTGCTTTTGGCATCACTAGCTAAAGAGGCAGTTCGGGATCGGTCAAAAGTTGCTGACTTGTGTGCTGGCAATTGCGCCGCCAGTATGTATATGGCGTATTTTAACCGGGCAAAGTACGATGCAGTGGAAATTCAGGAGGAGGCTGCATCGCAAGCTCGGCGTTCGATTGAGCTTAACCAGATGGAAAATAGAATAACCGTTTTTCAAAAAAATGTTAAGGACGTGGCCAAGTTCTTACGTAAGGATTCTTATGATGTCGTGGTTGTTAACCCGCCATATTTTAAGGTGCCCGCGGGTCATGAAATTAATCCTGATCCAAAAAAGGCAATTGCGCGGCATGAAATTTTAATTAATCTTGAAGAAATAATTGAGGCTGCCAGTAGTCTGCTAAAGATGAAAGGGAAGATGTTTATGGTGCATCGGCCCGAGAGATTGAATGAAATTGCCTATTTTTGCATGAAGCATGACTTGAGCATTAAGTTTGTGCAGCCCTTTGTTTCGCACCGCGGAGATAACAGTAATTTAATCGTCATTGAGGCAGTTAAGCATACAGCTAGCGATGGTTTGATCTTAAGGGATGCAATTGAAGTTCATGATCAGAATGGAGAATTTTTGCCGACAATTCAACGTATTATCCGCGAAACCCCAGAAGAAAGGGCTAAGCGACAAAAAAGTAAGGATTATTTCTTTTACGTCTTATTATGCAGCGATGGTAGTTTTTATGGCGGCTTTACAGATGACTTGAAAAAGCGTCTGGCAGCCCATAACTTAGGTAAGGGCGCCAAGTATACTAAGGTCAGACGACCGGTTAAAATGATTTATCACGAAAGATTCGCTGATAAGAATTTGGCACTGAAGAGAGAATACTGGTTCAAGCACCATCCAAGACAATGGAAAGAAAAATTTCTGCATGAACATGCAGTTGATTTTTAG
- a CDS encoding phosphatidate cytidylyltransferase: protein MKQRVITAVIALILFIPIVYVGGLWMDWLTVAFAAVGISEIFLMKKQILVSINFLLALLATIIWAVPDSFIKGMPWHWSKYGMYFAIIMLMLTWTVLSKNKTTFDDVGVYTLSSLYIGTGFHYMAAIRNSNNGLALLCYVFVVVWLTDTGAYMIGRQIGKHKLWPVISPNKTWEGSIGGTICAVICAAIYVYCVQVGYPQMQMIIIAFFLSIVGQMGDLVESAYKRYYGVKDSGKILPGHGGILDRFDSMLFVLPVVAALLGIMH from the coding sequence ATGAAACAACGTGTTATTACAGCAGTTATTGCTTTAATTTTATTTATTCCTATTGTTTATGTTGGTGGTCTTTGGATGGACTGGCTGACTGTGGCTTTTGCGGCAGTTGGGATCAGTGAAATTTTCCTGATGAAGAAACAAATTTTAGTGTCAATTAATTTTTTATTGGCATTATTAGCAACAATTATTTGGGCAGTTCCAGATTCGTTCATTAAGGGGATGCCGTGGCACTGGTCAAAGTACGGCATGTATTTTGCTATTATTATGCTAATGCTGACATGGACAGTTTTATCAAAGAATAAAACGACCTTTGATGATGTTGGTGTCTATACCTTGTCGTCATTATATATTGGAACTGGTTTTCACTATATGGCGGCTATCAGAAACAGCAATAACGGGTTGGCACTTTTGTGCTATGTCTTTGTTGTTGTGTGGTTAACTGATACTGGTGCATACATGATTGGTCGTCAGATTGGTAAGCATAAGTTATGGCCAGTAATTAGTCCCAATAAAACTTGGGAAGGTTCAATTGGGGGCACAATTTGTGCCGTTATTTGCGCAGCAATTTACGTATACTGCGTTCAAGTGGGCTACCCACAAATGCAAATGATTATCATTGCCTTTTTCCTTTCAATTGTTGGACAAATGGGCGACTTAGTGGAATCTGCTTATAAGCGTTATTATGGTGTAAAGGATTCTGGCAAAATTTTGCCGGGACACGGTGGTATTTTGGACCGGTTCGACAGTATGCTATTTGTATTACCAGTAGTTGCTGCCTTGTTAGGAATTATGCACTAG
- a CDS encoding FAD-binding oxidoreductase, with the protein MEYHKIDQTDRENLSKFISEPERFITKPTEHWDHDQFKTVRAMPELVIQPVTNDEVKNVVKYASDHNIPLVPRGNSTGLMGANLSIDGGISLDMVKMNRVLEYDPESLTMTVQAGIRLKDIEEYLADKPFTYMPAPAMHWATIGGNISTNAGGLKAIKYGVTREHIRELKVVLTDGKLYKLGSKAVKSASGYSLKDLIIGAEGTLGVVTEVTVRLYPKPHKSINAIIPFPTLNDAIKSVPAILKSGVVPTTVEFMGRKVINLWEKYAGDQFPIKHGDGFIIVGLDAFTDEELKAELEQTLATVKDFKAEEAVVLSADSAEAKKIWACREALLLAIQKSTPKMDEIDVCVPINHIPDVLNRIEELETELHIRIPNFGHAGDGNLHIYLCSDEMNDEEYAKTSEKVISELYKTAKELDGNMSGEHGIGYARAGYFEDFYGHDYTELLRKIKTLFDPNDVLNPGKIFKM; encoded by the coding sequence ATGGAATATCATAAAATAGATCAAACTGATCGTGAAAATTTAAGTAAATTTATTTCTGAGCCCGAACGGTTCATTACTAAACCAACTGAACACTGGGATCACGATCAGTTTAAGACTGTCAGAGCAATGCCGGAATTGGTAATTCAACCCGTAACTAACGATGAGGTTAAGAATGTGGTTAAATATGCCAGTGATCACAACATTCCACTAGTTCCACGCGGTAATTCAACTGGGTTAATGGGTGCCAATTTAAGTATTGATGGTGGTATTTCTCTCGACATGGTTAAAATGAACCGTGTACTTGAATATGATCCTGAGAGCTTGACAATGACTGTTCAAGCCGGAATCAGATTGAAGGACATTGAGGAATACTTGGCAGACAAGCCATTTACATATATGCCTGCACCTGCAATGCACTGGGCAACAATTGGTGGTAATATCTCAACTAATGCTGGTGGCTTAAAGGCGATTAAATACGGCGTTACTAGAGAGCATATCCGTGAATTAAAGGTAGTTTTGACTGATGGTAAGCTTTACAAACTTGGTTCTAAGGCAGTTAAGTCGGCTTCTGGCTATTCACTTAAAGATTTAATTATTGGTGCAGAAGGTACATTAGGTGTTGTTACCGAGGTAACTGTGCGTCTTTATCCAAAGCCACACAAGTCAATCAATGCAATTATTCCGTTCCCAACCTTAAATGACGCTATTAAATCTGTACCTGCAATCTTAAAATCTGGCGTTGTTCCAACAACCGTTGAATTTATGGGCCGTAAGGTAATCAACTTATGGGAAAAGTATGCTGGTGACCAATTCCCAATTAAGCATGGTGATGGCTTTATTATCGTTGGCCTTGACGCATTCACTGATGAAGAATTGAAGGCTGAATTGGAGCAAACTTTGGCTACTGTCAAAGACTTTAAGGCTGAAGAAGCAGTTGTTTTAAGTGCTGATTCTGCTGAAGCTAAGAAGATTTGGGCATGTCGCGAAGCATTGCTGCTAGCAATTCAGAAGTCAACACCAAAGATGGATGAAATCGACGTTTGTGTTCCAATTAACCACATTCCAGATGTTTTGAATAGAATTGAAGAATTAGAAACCGAATTGCATATTAGAATTCCAAACTTTGGTCACGCAGGCGACGGTAATTTGCACATTTATCTTTGCTCAGATGAAATGAATGATGAAGAATATGCCAAAACAAGTGAAAAGGTAATTAGTGAGTTGTACAAGACTGCTAAAGAACTTGACGGTAATATGTCTGGTGAACATGGTATTGGCTATGCTCGTGCTGGTTACTTCGAAGACTTCTACGGTCATGATTACACCGAATTATTGCGTAAGATTAAGACCTTATTTGATCCAAATGATGTTTTGAATCCAGGTAAAATTTTCAAAATGTAA
- a CDS encoding cyclopropane-fatty-acyl-phospholipid synthase family protein has product MLEKTFYKMMLSRSFPFPIKVTYWDGKSEIYGNGNPDIEIIFNEKIPVTAISRNASLALGEAYMDKKIEVKGSLQKLICGAYESSGSFLRSNKFRKFLPEQKHTEEQSEKDVQSHYDIGNDFYELWLDPTLTYSCAYFTGDNQDNLEQAQIAKIHHILNKLHPEKGKTLLDIGCGWGTLMLTAAKEYGLKVTGVTLSEEQYKLVQKKIFDQNLQDVAEVKLEDYRELGDKQWDYITSVGMFEHVGKENLAQYFSDVAKYLKKDGVALIHGITRQQGGATNAWLNKYIFPGGYVPGLTENIEHIIASDMQIDDIEILRRHYQRTLEIWDKNFNQHRDQIQKLMGERFTRMWDLYLQACAASFESGNIDVIQYLITKGPSGKNLPLTRNYMLNK; this is encoded by the coding sequence TTGTTAGAAAAAACTTTTTACAAAATGATGCTCAGTAGGTCGTTCCCGTTTCCGATTAAGGTTACCTATTGGGACGGCAAGAGTGAAATTTACGGTAATGGTAATCCAGACATTGAAATTATTTTTAATGAAAAAATTCCAGTTACCGCAATTTCTCGCAATGCTTCTTTAGCATTAGGTGAAGCTTACATGGACAAGAAAATCGAAGTCAAGGGTAGCTTGCAAAAATTAATTTGTGGTGCCTACGAAAGTTCGGGCAGCTTTTTGCGGTCAAATAAATTTCGTAAATTTTTACCAGAACAAAAACACACCGAGGAACAAAGTGAAAAAGACGTCCAAAGCCATTACGATATTGGTAACGACTTCTATGAATTATGGCTTGACCCCACATTAACGTATTCTTGCGCTTACTTTACTGGGGACAATCAAGATAATCTTGAGCAGGCGCAAATTGCTAAGATTCATCATATTTTAAATAAATTACATCCCGAAAAAGGCAAAACGCTCTTAGATATCGGTTGCGGGTGGGGCACTCTAATGCTCACAGCTGCTAAAGAATACGGCCTAAAGGTAACTGGCGTGACGCTTAGCGAAGAACAATACAAATTAGTGCAGAAGAAAATCTTCGATCAGAATTTGCAAGATGTGGCCGAGGTCAAGCTGGAAGATTACCGCGAACTTGGCGACAAACAGTGGGACTACATTACCTCTGTCGGAATGTTTGAGCATGTGGGCAAGGAAAATCTGGCGCAGTACTTTAGTGATGTTGCCAAATATCTGAAAAAAGATGGTGTTGCACTAATCCACGGAATTACCCGCCAGCAAGGCGGTGCCACTAATGCATGGCTTAACAAGTACATTTTCCCAGGTGGTTATGTTCCCGGCTTAACCGAAAACATTGAGCACATTATTGCCAGCGACATGCAAATTGACGACATTGAAATTCTTAGACGTCATTACCAACGCACGCTGGAAATATGGGATAAAAACTTTAACCAGCATCGTGACCAAATTCAAAAGTTGATGGGTGAACGGTTTACTCGAATGTGGGACCTATATTTACAAGCCTGTGCTGCCTCATTTGAATCTGGTAACATTGACGTCATTCAATATTTAATTACCAAGGGTCCTTCTGGTAAAAATCTCCCCTTAACTCGTAACTACATGTTAAATAAATAG